One Candidatus Thermoplasmatota archaeon DNA segment encodes these proteins:
- the albA gene encoding DNA-binding protein Alba, producing MAEENVVFVGNKPAMNYVLAVVTQFNSGSSEVVLKARGRAISRAVDVAEIVRNRFITEAKIKNISIGTEPLTTEEGRTTNISSIEIVMGK from the coding sequence ATGGCTGAAGAAAACGTTGTGTTCGTGGGTAATAAGCCTGCGATGAACTACGTGCTGGCAGTGGTTACGCAATTTAACTCTGGGAGCAGTGAGGTAGTATTAAAAGCAAGGGGCAGAGCCATAAGCAGAGCAGTCGATGTAGCAGAAATCGTAAGAAACAGATTTATCACAGAGGCGAAAATAAAGAATATAAGTATAGGCACAGAACCTCTTACAACAGAAGAAGGCAGGACAACGAACATATCATCGATTGAAATAGTAATGGGGAAATAG